Within the Natranaeroarchaeum sulfidigenes genome, the region TCCCATCCCGACGTAGTACTCGCCCGGCGCGGGATGTGCTGGCTCGTCGAGGACGGCGTACGTCTCGCCGCGCTCGACGACGGTCCCACGCCCGTCCCACGCGAGCGCTTCGACGTCGACCGCGGGCTCGATCGGCAGGGAGCCCGACGCTCTGACCGGGTCGGCGTCACGCGGTCGAATTCCGACGTGCAGATGGTTGTCGACCCACGGCGCGAAGAAGCCAGCTCGAACCGGGCGGCCGAGCGACTCGCCGACCGCCACGATATCGCCCGGTTCGACGTCCGGATCGACGTGCATAATTCGGACCAGATGGTCGCCGGTATCGACGACGATCAGGTGATCGGTCTCCTCGGCGTAGGGCTTCGGGGGTGCCTGTACTGTCCGGGTCAGCGCGACCGTTCCGGCCACGGGACTCGGCGCGGTCGTGGCGTCGGCGTCGGGATACAGGTCGATCGCCGATCCGGTGTCGTGGGCGGTGTACGGCGAGTTGTACAGCGAGAACCGCCGATACTGCGAGAGGACGTGTTCGGGGAGGGTGACCATCGAACGGGCTTTAGTATGTGGGGACTTAACACGTGTCGATGCGTCTCGTTCGCGGCCGTGCGGCGACGCCCACGGCCGATCGTTCGGCGACAGCAACGATCCTCGGCCGAACGGCAGAGTCTCGTGAGCCCGCGCTCCGCGTCTGGACGCCCCACCGACAGGTCGCGTTCGGGCGCCGTGATGCGAACGAGGAGGGCTACGACGCTGCACGCGAGGCTGCACGGGTACGGGGGTTCACGCCGACGGAGCGAAGCGTCGGCGGGCGGGCCGTGGCCTACACCGGGACGACGCTCGCGTTCGAACACGCGCGTCCCATCGATGATCTCCGGCAGGGACTGAGCGAGCGGTACGACGACGCGACGACAACCGTCCAGCAGGCGCTAGCGGGGCTCGGCGTCGATGCCACCGCGGGTGAGCCGCCCAACGCGTTCTGTCCCGGATCGCACTCCCTACAGGCGGATGGCAAAATCGTCGGCATCGCTCAGCGGGTCCGGAGCGGTGCGGCGCTGGTCTCGGGTATCGTCGTTGTCGATAACCGCGCGGCGATCCGTGAGGTGCTCGATCCCGTCTACGACGCGCTCGGCGTCCCGTTCGATCCGCACTCTGTCGGCAGCGTTGCGGGCGCTGGCGGGCCTGCCGAGCCGGGAGCCGTCGCTCGCGCACTCGAAGATGCCTTTGTCGGCGACGAAACGCGGTCCGTCCTCTCTGTCGGCGAGTTCGTCGACGCCGAGGATTAGAACAGTCCGGCGAGAGCAGCGAGGCTCTCGATACCGATAGCGACGCCGACAAGCGCGCCCCCGTAGACCGCCGAACCGGCCATCGACCACGCCGAAAAGCGGTATGCCGACGTGTCGGACAGCGCCATCGGGACGATCAACGAGCCACGCGCCAGCGGGACCACGTTCGTCACCGCGACGGCTGGCGATCCCCAGCGGTCGAGCCACCCCTCCGCTCGATTCACCTGTCCAGCGTCGATCGGGATCAGGTCGATCTCCGCGAGATCGATCTCCCGTCGCCTGACGAGCACGAACAGGATCGACTGGCCGACGGTCGCCCCGAGGACCGCAGCGGCGAGAACCGGGACGATGTCCAGCAGACTCGTTCCCATGGCGACGACGACTGCAACGAACAGCGTCCGCGTCGGGATCACCTTCCCGACGAGCGCACCCTCCAGTA harbors:
- a CDS encoding lipoate--protein ligase family protein, whose product is MRLVRGRAATPTADRSATATILGRTAESREPALRVWTPHRQVAFGRRDANEEGYDAAREAARVRGFTPTERSVGGRAVAYTGTTLAFEHARPIDDLRQGLSERYDDATTTVQQALAGLGVDATAGEPPNAFCPGSHSLQADGKIVGIAQRVRSGAALVSGIVVVDNRAAIREVLDPVYDALGVPFDPHSVGSVAGAGGPAEPGAVARALEDAFVGDETRSVLSVGEFVDAED
- a CDS encoding DedA family protein, whose protein sequence is MIDAAAGLTIDLVARYGVVVLFLVFVLEGALVGKVIPTRTLFVAVVVAMGTSLLDIVPVLAAAVLGATVGQSILFVLVRRREIDLAEIDLIPIDAGQVNRAEGWLDRWGSPAVAVTNVVPLARGSLIVPMALSDTSAYRFSAWSMAGSAVYGGALVGVAIGIESLAALAGLF